Part of the Microbacterium sp. Clip185 genome is shown below.
GCGCGCCTTCGCCCTGCGCCGCGGTGAAGAGCTCATCGACGGCAGGGTTGTAGACGGCACCCGCCAGTGCCTCCCACTTCTGCGGGTCGGGCTCCCCCGACACGGCCGCGATGCTCACGGCGTACGCCGGGATGCCGTAGGCGTAGTTGACGGTGCCGTCGATCGGATCGACGACCCACGTGATGCCGGAGGCGGATGCGGCCGCGCCGCCCTCCTCGCCGAGGAAACCGTCGTCGGGTCGCGCCGCTGCCAGACGCTCGCGCACCAGCTGCTCGACCTCTCGGTCGGCGTCGGTCACGATGTCTGCCAGCGCCGACTTGGTCGCGGCGATCTGCACGCCCTCGCGGCGCCGTCGGGCGGCAAGCGCCCCTGCCTCCTTCGCGACCTCGATGGCGAGCGATTGCAGATCCAGAGCGGAAGGCATGCTCCCACGCTACCCTCGCGTCGCACCGCCGTCGGCCGTTAGCGTGGCGGCATGACCGTCACCCGGCCGACCCATGACGTCGTGATCGTCGGCGGAGGCCACAACGCCCTCGTCGCCGCCACCTACCTCGCCCGCGCCGGCCGCTCGGTCGTGGTGCTGGAACGGCTCGACCACACCGGAGGAGCGGCCGTGTCCGAGTCGCCGTGGGCCGGGGTCTCGGCGCGGCTGTCGCGCTACTCCTACCTCGTGAGCCTGCTGCCGCCCCGCATCGTCGACGACCTGGGGCTGCGGGTGAGCCTGCGGCGCCGGCGCTACTCCTCGTACACGCCCGACCCCGCCGACCCGACGCGTGGCCTGCTCGTCGACACGGGCGACGCGCGCGCGACGGACGAGAGCTTCGCCCGCGCGACGGGCACGGCCGCGGAGGCCGAACGCTACCGAGCGCTCGGCGCCCGACTGGCCCCGCTGGCGCGCACCGTCTTCCCCTCCATGACCGAGCCGCTGCCTACCGCGTCCGCTCTGCGCACGGCACTCGGTGACGATGCCCTGTGGGAGGCGATCACGGCGCGGCCGCTGGGAGAGCTGCTGAACGAGAGCTTGAAAAGCGACCTCGTGCGCGGTATCGCGCTCACCGACGCGCTCATCGGCACGTTCTCGCACGCCGACGATCCCTCGTTGCGGCAGAACCGCTGCTTCTTGTACCACGTGATCGGCGGCGGCACGGGCGACTGGGATGTGCCGGTCGGCGGGATGGGCCGCCTCACGGCGGAGCTCGAACGCGTCGCGCGGGATGCGGGCGCCGAGATCCGTACGGGCGCCCCGGTCACGAGCGTGAGCCCCGACGGCGAGGTTCGCTACGGCGGAGAGGATGCGGACGTCGTCGCCGGCCGGCTCGTGCTCTCCGCCGTCGGACCGGCCGTGCTCGATCATCTGCTCGCCGTGGCGGGAGCCGACGTGCCGCGACGGCCCGACCCCGAGGGCGCGCAGGTCAAGGTCAACATGCTCCTGCGCCGGCTCCCCCGACTGTATGACCGCCACGTCGCACCCACGGCGGCGTTCGCGGGGACGTTCCACGTCAACGAGACGATGACACAGCTCAACACCGCGTACACGGAGGCGGTCGCCGGCCGCATCCCCGACCCGCTGCCGGCCGAGATCTACTGCCACTCGCTCACCGATCCCTCGATCCTGGGGCCCGAGCTGCAGGAGGCGGGTGCGCAGACGCTCACCCTGTTCGGACTCCAGGTGCCGCATCGGCTTCTGGAGGGGTCCGACCCCGATGCGATGCGGGCCACCCTGCTGGCGGCGGCAGAGCGCTCACTCGACTCCGTGCTCGCCGAACCGCTCGCCGACTGCATCTGGGAGACACCAACCGGCGCCCCCTGCATCGAGGCGCGCACCACCGCGGATCTCGAGGAGTCGCTCGGCATGACCGGCGGCGACATCTTCCACGGTCCGCTGTCATGGCCGTGGCGCGAGGACGAGGCGGATGCGGTCTCCCCCGCCGAGGCGTGGGGCGTCGACACGGCACACTCCCGCATCCTGCGCTGCGGGTCGAGCGCGGCACGCGGCGGCGCGGTCAGCGGGCTGGGCGGTCACAATGCCGCGATGGCCGCGCTCGCGCTGCTTCGGGGCTGATCACATGTAGGCGCCCCGCGCAGATTGCAGAACTGGGCTGCGGGGGTACGGCTGCTCAGCGCGGGGGCAGCGGCGGCGGGGGCGGGAAGCCCTCGTAGCCGGGAGCCGCGGGAGGCTCCGACGGGGTGACGGGCGACGCGGATGCGGGCGGCTGGGCACCGTATGCCGCCTCCGCCGTGGGCGACACCGTGGGCGCCTGCTGCTGCCAGCCCGTCGGGTAGCCGGTGTAATAGGCCTGCCAGTCGGGTGAACCGTCGGGCAGTACCGGCAGCGGGGTGACACGGTCGGCGTAGGTCGGCCAGGCCTGAGGGGCGGCGACCGGCCAGGTCTGCGGCGGCGCCTCGGGGCGGGGCGTCTTGGGGCCGAACAGCAGGTTGACCAGCGGGACCAGCGCGGTGCCGACGGCGGCGAGGATCGTCACGGCCACGACGATGCGCCAGTAGACGTCGTAGAAGTCGACCCACTCCTGGATCGTCAGCGGCAGCACGAGCAGCACGACGAGGGCTGCGACGAGGCCGACGGTCACGTAACCGACAATGCGGTTGAACAGAGTGGGCACGCGCACGATGGCCTTGGTGTACAGACGCACGTGCAGCACCGCGAGCTGGACGATCAACACGATCAACAGGAACGACAAGAACCGCGTGAAGCTGGTGAGCCCGTCGCCGTAGCGGTACGCGTCGAGGGAGGGCCGCTCCGGCATCCAGATGAGGAACGCTCCGACGATCAGGATCAGCACCCACGCGATCATGCTCGTCAGCACGAACCATCCGGGGCGCCGCGGGGCGAGGTGCGCGTCGAGGATCGCGACGCCGGCGAAGGCCGCGAGCAGGAAGATCGTGAGGAAGGCGCGTCCGACGATCCCGTTCTGTGAGCCGATGAGCACCCAGACCACACTCACGAGCGCCGCGGCGATCAAGGCGCCGATGGCGACCCAGATGCCGGCCCGCACGAGACGGTTCGTGCTCGGCGGCTCAGCGGACGGTGCAGCAGACGGTGCGACGGGCGGTTGCGGCGCGGACATCACGGCTCCCTTCGCGGGCGCCCCTCGCCCGCCCCCTCATCCTGGCACGTCGGGCCGATTCGCCGAGGAGGGTTGTGGGCGGAGGCGAGCGCTCCCTCTGCTCACCTGTCGCAGACTGCGCAGGATCCGACGATCTGTGACAGCGGAGCACCGCACGCTCCGGATCGCTCTCAGCGGACCGCGTCGACCACGTCGTCGAGTCGCAGAATCATCGTCCACACCGAGAGCGAGTCACTCACGTCGTCCCTGGAGACGACCCCGAAGCCATGACGCGCGTAAAGCCGACAGTTCCGCTCATCAGAGGTCTCCAGGACGACTGCACAAGCCCCAGCATTCCGAATGGCCGTCAATGCGTGCTCGAGCAGTCGACCGGCCACGCCCCGGCCGCGGTCCTCGGGCCGAACGCCCAACGTCTCCATGCGCCACGCCGTCGGCCAGTCGTCCGATGCGCCGGCCGCAGGGACCTGTCCGCCGTGAAGATCGATGACCTGCTGGATCATCGACGTTGAGGGAGCGGGCGCCTCGGGCGGCAACAGCGCGATCACTCCGGCGCACTCGCCCGCTGTCGCGACGAGCCCATGCTCCAACGCGTACTCGAGGTAGAGGCGCTGGAGCTGTCGCAGGCGGTCGCGGTATCCCGTCGACGGGATCGCCTGGCGCATCCAGGGGTAATCCTCGAACGCTGCGGTAAGCGTTGCTGTGGCGCGGTCGAGCTCCTCGACACGGAGCGCTCGAACGGCGAAGGTGTCGCGCGTCATGCCTCTTATCCCGTCCGTCACACCGGCAGAACACAGAAAAGCCGAAAGCCCCCGTGCGGGGGCTTTCGGCTTTGATGGTGGCGAGTGAGGGATTCGAACCCCCGAAGGCTACGCCGGCTGATTTACAGTCAGATCCCTTTGGCCGCTTGGGTAACTCGCCAAGTGCGCACCTGCCCAGCTTGTACAGTCGACCAGAGGCGCGATCTCCGATACTACCCCCTCGCCGACCTACGCAGAAATCCGCGACGGGCCCGCGCGCGGCGGCTCAGGAGCCCTGATCGAGGCCCGACAGCGCGGAGGGCAGTCGCAGCAGCGCGCCCTCGAAACGGCAGGTCGCAGCCGCCACTTCCATCGCGGTGTCGACCAGCGTCGTCCACGCCGCTGCGTCGGTCGGATGTTCGGACAGCAGCGACGCGACCGCAGAGGAGAGCACCGCATCCCCCGCACCCATCGTGTCGATGATGGCGCCAGGAACGGAGGCGATCGGGCGCTCGACGGCGACGGCATCCGTGACGACGCCTGCGCCGTCGGGCCCGCGCGTGGTGAGAACCGCGACCGCGCCCAGCTCCCGCAGCCGATCCCGCACGGCATCCAACGACGTTGCGTACAGCAGTTCCGCGTCATCGTCGCCGACCTTCACGAGGTCCGCAAGGGCTGCGAGCTCCTCGAAGCCGGTGACGAAGGCGGCACGGTCGTGCATCATCCCCTCGCGCGGATTCGGGTCGACCGCGAGCAGCCCGTCGGCGTCGCGCACCGCATCCGCAAGCTCCGCCGCCTGCGCCGCGTCGTCGAACGGGAAGCAGCTGACGACCGTGATCGCCGCATCCGCGATGACGCGACGCTCCTCGGCTCCGAAACGGATGCGGCGGTTCCACGCGGCCTCGTTGAACACGTACACCGGCTCGCCGCCGGCGTTGCGGGTGCTCACTGCACGCGACGAGCCGTGCGGCGACGGCGTCGCCACGAGCTCGACGCCGAAGTCATCGAGATAGGCACGGATGCGGTCACCGGGCTCATCGTCGCCGACCATCGCGATGAGCGTCGTGGGAAGGCCCAGTCGGGCGAGCCCGACGGCCACGTTGAGCGCCGCTCCCCCGACGAACTCGCGCACGCCGGCGTCGTCGCGCAACTCGTCGATCAGCGCATCCCCGATCACGGCGACCCGTCCTGCTGCGGTCATGCCTGTTCCCCCTTCACGCGCCCGACGAACGCTTCGGCCCGTGCCCGGGTGCCGTCGATACGGCGATCCACGCTCGCGCGGATCTCGCTCGGCGCAAGCGGAGCCGCCAGCCGCACGGTCTCGTGGCACGAGAGATCGGCGCACATGTAGGTTCCCACACTGTCGCCGCCCTCCCCCGCCTCGCCCGCTCGGCGCGCGGTGAACAGCGCGACCTGGTCGCCGGGCTGCATCGTGTGGCACAGATTGCACATCGCGGAGCGCGCACGGCCATTGCCCTCCGCGGCACGGAGCACGACGCCCGCCGGACGCCCCTCGGACTCGGTCACCAGATAGCCCCGACCGCGCGAGCGCGGATCACGCCACGCCAGGAAGTCGAGGTGGTCCCAGTCGGTCAGCAAGAAGTCATGAGGCATGGCGGCCGCCTTGACTTCCTCCGGCGCGGCGTTGACGAACGACGCACGCACCTGTTCCTCGGTCAGAGCCCGCATGACACAAGTCTACGAAGCGACGCTGACGCCGGATGCGGGCCGCATCCGCCCGTGGAAGAATCACGGCATGGCAGATTCCTCGTTCGACATCGTTTCCAAGATCGATCGGCAGGAGGCCGACAACGCTCTGAACCAGGCCCGCAAGGAAGTGGAGCAGCGCTACGACTTCAAGGGCACGGATGCCTCCATCGAGTGGAGCGGCGAGTCGATCCTCATCAAGGCCAACAGCGAAGACCGCGCGAACGCGGTGCTCGATGTCTTCCAGACGAAGCTCATCAAGCGCGGCATCTCGCTCAAGAGCCTGGAGTCGGGCGAGCCCACCGCCAGCGGCAAGGAGTACCGCATCGTCTCCACGCTGAAGGAAGGCATCTCGCAGGAGATCGCGAAGAAGATCGGCAAGATCATCCGCGACGAGGGCCCCAAGAGCGTCAAGTCGCAGATCCAGGGCGACGAACTGCGCGTGCAGTCGAAGTCCCGCGACGACCTGCAGGAAGTGCAGCGACTGCTCAAGGCCGCCGACCTCGACGTCGACCTGCAGTTCACGAACTACCGGTAGGACTAGCTCCTGACCAGGGGTTTCTTTCCCTTGGTCCGCGAGGAGTCCGCAGAACCGGTGACCGAGGCCATGAAGTCCGCCGTCGCCGCGCGCGTCCGGTCCTCCGCCGACGGCCACAGGTGGCTGTAGACGTTCAGTGTGATCGAGGGCTGAGAATGCCCGAGGGCACGCTGAACAGTCACGACGTCGCACCCGGATGCGATGAGATTCGAGGCGTACGTGTGCCGCAAGGTGTGGAGCGTTACCTCTGCCGAGAGTCCCACTTCGCCGCGGATCCGGCGCCACTCCTCGCCGGCATTGTTGCGCTGCCACAGCCGGCCAAGCGGCGTGCGGAACAGCATCTCGTCCGGAGCTTCGAGCCGTTGAGCTGCGACGTGCGCTGACAGCGAGGCGGTGAGCTCGCTCGGCACGAACACGAGGCGTTCACTGCCGAACTTCGGCGGCACGATCGTGGCCGACGAGATCGTTGACCCCTGCACCTGTCGCCGGACGCTGATCGATCGCCCAAGGAAGTTGATGTCCTGAAGCTGTAGACCAGCTGCCTCGCCTAGCCGGAGGCCAGCGAAGAGACAGACCTCCACAAACGGACGAAAGCTGCCCGCCGCCGCGAGGACCGCCCGCACCTGATCCGCGGTGAGAATCTGCATGGCCAACTCGGGGCGTCGCGCACGAGGTGGCTTCACGCTCACTGCGGGGCTGGCGGAGATGACTTTGTCGAGCACGGCGGCGCGGAACGCCATCTGC
Proteins encoded:
- a CDS encoding phytoene desaturase family protein, which encodes MTVTRPTHDVVIVGGGHNALVAATYLARAGRSVVVLERLDHTGGAAVSESPWAGVSARLSRYSYLVSLLPPRIVDDLGLRVSLRRRRYSSYTPDPADPTRGLLVDTGDARATDESFARATGTAAEAERYRALGARLAPLARTVFPSMTEPLPTASALRTALGDDALWEAITARPLGELLNESLKSDLVRGIALTDALIGTFSHADDPSLRQNRCFLYHVIGGGTGDWDVPVGGMGRLTAELERVARDAGAEIRTGAPVTSVSPDGEVRYGGEDADVVAGRLVLSAVGPAVLDHLLAVAGADVPRRPDPEGAQVKVNMLLRRLPRLYDRHVAPTAAFAGTFHVNETMTQLNTAYTEAVAGRIPDPLPAEIYCHSLTDPSILGPELQEAGAQTLTLFGLQVPHRLLEGSDPDAMRATLLAAAERSLDSVLAEPLADCIWETPTGAPCIEARTTADLEESLGMTGGDIFHGPLSWPWREDEADAVSPAEAWGVDTAHSRILRCGSSAARGGAVSGLGGHNAAMAALALLRG
- a CDS encoding PfkB family carbohydrate kinase; its protein translation is MTAAGRVAVIGDALIDELRDDAGVREFVGGAALNVAVGLARLGLPTTLIAMVGDDEPGDRIRAYLDDFGVELVATPSPHGSSRAVSTRNAGGEPVYVFNEAAWNRRIRFGAEERRVIADAAITVVSCFPFDDAAQAAELADAVRDADGLLAVDPNPREGMMHDRAAFVTGFEELAALADLVKVGDDDAELLYATSLDAVRDRLRELGAVAVLTTRGPDGAGVVTDAVAVERPIASVPGAIIDTMGAGDAVLSSAVASLLSEHPTDAAAWTTLVDTAMEVAAATCRFEGALLRLPSALSGLDQGS
- a CDS encoding inositol monophosphatase family protein — encoded protein: MPSALDLQSLAIEVAKEAGALAARRRREGVQIAATKSALADIVTDADREVEQLVRERLAAARPDDGFLGEEGGAAASASGITWVVDPIDGTVNYAYGIPAYAVSIAAVSGEPDPQKWEALAGAVYNPAVDELFTAAQGEGARLVSSIEGERMLRVAEPSDAGALLATGFGYDPATHAPALERLARVMPLARDLRRIGAASLDLAGVAAGRIDGYYEKGLWPWDHAAGALIVAEAGGVVAGLGGKRADRGMTIAAAPGLFAALLARLED
- a CDS encoding YajQ family cyclic di-GMP-binding protein; protein product: MADSSFDIVSKIDRQEADNALNQARKEVEQRYDFKGTDASIEWSGESILIKANSEDRANAVLDVFQTKLIKRGISLKSLESGEPTASGKEYRIVSTLKEGISQEIAKKIGKIIRDEGPKSVKSQIQGDELRVQSKSRDDLQEVQRLLKAADLDVDLQFTNYR
- a CDS encoding GNAT family N-acetyltransferase, producing the protein MTRDTFAVRALRVEELDRATATLTAAFEDYPWMRQAIPSTGYRDRLRQLQRLYLEYALEHGLVATAGECAGVIALLPPEAPAPSTSMIQQVIDLHGGQVPAAGASDDWPTAWRMETLGVRPEDRGRGVAGRLLEHALTAIRNAGACAVVLETSDERNCRLYARHGFGVVSRDDVSDSLSVWTMILRLDDVVDAVR
- a CDS encoding FBP domain-containing protein, producing the protein MRALTEEQVRASFVNAAPEEVKAAAMPHDFLLTDWDHLDFLAWRDPRSRGRGYLVTESEGRPAGVVLRAAEGNGRARSAMCNLCHTMQPGDQVALFTARRAGEAGEGGDSVGTYMCADLSCHETVRLAAPLAPSEIRASVDRRIDGTRARAEAFVGRVKGEQA
- a CDS encoding tyrosine-type recombinase/integrase; translation: MTAAVVSGQYVHPRAGAITWDAWTVEWVERQAWVAGTVSAAQTALQSVPWGSAQMGSVKPSHVQAWVAAEVKRGLAATTIRTRLNYVQMAFRAAVLDKVISASPAVSVKPPRARRPELAMQILTADQVRAVLAAAGSFRPFVEVCLFAGLRLGEAAGLQLQDINFLGRSISVRRQVQGSTISSATIVPPKFGSERLVFVPSELTASLSAHVAAQRLEAPDEMLFRTPLGRLWQRNNAGEEWRRIRGEVGLSAEVTLHTLRHTYASNLIASGCDVVTVQRALGHSQPSITLNVYSHLWPSAEDRTRAATADFMASVTGSADSSRTKGKKPLVRS